Part of the Quercus robur chromosome 5, dhQueRobu3.1, whole genome shotgun sequence genome, aacttgtatagtttctcataatttttgctatggattactttgtaaatgatattttctttgagactttttaaataatgacctccaatatttttcttgagaataatatttactatGGGTTTTAAATATGGTAACAATCACTATAATGGAATAATGTGATGTTCTCATGAGTTTCtctatagataatcataatggacatataggatgaataattaccataagttttggaaataaatattatgGATATTGTGATGTAAGATAGATAGTGAACAtgagtttataatatgaaataaataaatgtcatgggtCTAATAATCATAtctttccatgggcttttataagatgatcgccatgggttttgagagtagataattcataaattcaatgagcttgtaatattataggtttaagaatctaaagtattgttcattattggACTTTCAAGTGAAATAATTATGGTATAGCATTTTGTCAAGTATTGATAACCTTGGGCTTTCGATAAATAGTGCCAAGTAATTAGCTTCGGCTTTTAATAGTGCCAATGTAAGTTGagtttttgatattgccaatgagaattaggCTTTGATGTTACCAATGGGAATTGGGCCCAATaagaattgggcttttgatattgccaatgtgttaatttccccaaagcaggaggttcgAGGACTTGACATaattaaggttctgtttaaccgttTCAAAAGATgccagtgcgtgttaatttccccaaagcaggaggtcctcGAACccagcatagctaaggttttgtttaattgcTTCAAAAGATGCcagtgtgtgttaatttccccaaagcaggaggtccgaggacctggcatagctaagattctgtttaaccgTTTCAAAAGATGCCAGtacgtgttaatttccccaaagcaggaggtccgaggacccggcatagctaaggttctgtttaaccgcttcaaaagatgtcagtgcgtgttaatttccccaaagcaggagatccgaggacccggcatagttaaggttttgtttaactgcTTCAAAAGATTAGAAGATATCAATATATTCCTTCCAGAATAGGAGTTTTTGCAGGGAGATTGTGCCAACCGAATTTCCATCCATACCTTGATTCTCGGCTTCTTTCTTCAATGGGGATTCAGCGAATCGGGCTACTAGACCCACAAGAACTAGCCCCTTGACAGAGGTACGGGGCatatacttgatgtcaaaagcccctagaactgtgccccatttagcaatcctcttCACGTAATTAGTACTTCGAAGTGTAGACCTGAGCGGAAGCTGAGTTATGACAACAACTGTGTGTGTTCTTGGAAATAATGGAGAAGCTTTCGTGTAGCATGCACCACCGCCAAAATGGCCTTTTCTAGGGACTCTTGCTGATGGGAGCTTGATCCTACCATGATTAACAGTTGCACTCACTAACACTCAAGCTCTTCCCATAGACGatgccaattgtagggacatgTTTTGCAGCCCAAACCCAAGgtgtatgggatcttggaccagtgagtacagtacaataaatttgtagagagtgggtcaaaaaGCTAGGTTTTAGTGCATGGATAACAATTAATATGGTGTTTATGACAATTAAACAGAGATGAACTGAGTTTATCAAAGAAAGTTTGTCCTTGGCACAATCCGAAGAGTTTTGTTCTAATAAATATTGAATGAGAATGATTACAGGAGTTCTTGAGATTGCTATAGTACTTTCTTTGTTAATCCCCTGGACCCCTTTTCCATGGTGGGTTTCTCCTATTATATGGTCCCATTTGAACGACCTTgaccttccacttgttgatcatccaagcctatacttgagtgcttgtcccatcagacaccctctttaGCGTTCTATAAGTTGCGGTAATCAAGATAGCACTGTTCATTGGTCTtgtccacataaatgcggtttagtagctttcccttagatGTTCCTGAGTTCCTATCCTTTAGAATTTCCTGGAAGGTCACTCTGACTATTTAGAACTTATATCTGACCATGCTTTAGCTAGTCCAAGGAGATATTCATCCTCAGACTTGGACTACCACGCTCTCGGCCAAGGCCCCTCGCCCCATTATATGATTTTGGGCCCATgaccccacatatatatatatatatatatatacatccttaaattttactaaaaaattattttttatccttaaattcttgaaaatgtttcaatttttgtgtttaaaattaaaaaaaaaaatatctttaaactattaaaaaattatttttttttctgttttttactctaaattattgaagaaaaaaaaatctttttacaaaatttagggataattttttaaaaaaattttaagaacggaaagcaaaatttttctttaatttaagaaccaaaataatattttacccaaataaaaagattaaaatattattttgttctttatattttacaaaaattttgttttttttctttttctttttgagaaggtagtaacttaaaaaaaaaaaaaaaaagatagtaaaTAGTAACACATGGATGattatgtaattaaaaaaaaaaagttaaaatgtaAAACCTTTCAGCTATTTGACTTTGCCTTTGTTTATTATAGTAACACATGGatgattttgttttcaatttctctaTAAGTTTCACCAGAATTCATTTCAGCTATTTGACTTTGCCTTTGTTTATTATAGTCGTCTAAATTTGAAGTTTAATCAATTAAGTCATCTActgttaaattttttacaaataaattggaaaatgttttttcaattattaaataaaatttttaatttaaaattttgaaaaaaaaaagttggataATCAACtacaatatttaataaaagttgatgaataaacttaaaatatacTGTAAAAACTGAAATGAAGTCCATAAgaaatggacaaaaaaaaaaaaaaaaaaaaaaaaaagaaagaaaagaaaagagaattaaTTCTAATAAAACATAGAACGtttgttttgaattaaaaaaaaaactccccgCAGTGGTTTAAGGAAAATGGAAGGGGGCATTTTGGTACGCCCGCGTTTCATCCAATTTCCGTTGAAGATCCGCCCTCGTGAGAAGCTATTAGGGTTTGAAATCCCTCTGTTTATTCTTAGTCTGGCATTCTTCCACTCTTGATCCTCCCCGCAGTGGGCGAATTTTACTCGTCGATTGAGCGATATATAACCAATTCTCTCTGGTCACTCATCGAGGCGGTGAAGGTTTCCTCATCATCCAccaggtaatatatatatatatatatatatatagtttgttgttgtttaatttcatttcaagattcTCATTTGCTTGTAACCTGAAttgaatgaacttttttttttgttaattagaaCGAAGCTAggactcccaaaaaaaaaaaaaaaaaaaaaaaattatactgaTAGTCGGTGGGGGTAATAGTCGGTGGTTTAGTCGGTGGCTTTGGCTATATATACTGATGacaatctcttaaaaaaaaattgtaatctttagaattcttttattttagtaaaGCAGGTGCAGgcagaagagagagaaatcctaTCCTATCCTAATGATGGAGATGAGAAAACATCATAGAAggagtagtagtagtagtagtgtAATCTCATACTACGAGAATTCGGATGTCCACAAGCGAAGAAAGAGGACGGCCACGGCTATTGATGATCTCCCAATAGATCTAGTGTTAGAAATATTGCATCGGCTGGATCTGAAATCCGCCACGCGATGCAAGTCTGTCTCAAAGGAATGGTGCTCTGTTATCACTGATCCTTTTTTCGCTAGATGCTTTGTTAACTACAACAACAGTCGGCCAATAGTGGATCATTGCCCCTTTACCTTGCTACTCCAGTGCACTAATCGGCGAACAAAGAATGGACATCTCCTCTTGCCATTGGAGGAGGAACCTTATTTTAAATCTCTGCCTTACATTCCACCAATGTATCAAGAACAACGCCACAATGAGTTCAACATTCAAGCTTCGTGTCATGACTTGTTCTTATGCTCTGAATCTGCAGTTGTTAGTGATCATAGTACTCCCTTTTTTTACTATGTCATTAATCCAATTACTAGGCAATGGACTGCCCTTCCTCCACTTCCACATCAATACACCGCATCAGTAGTAAGGCGGCGGCCTCTGATTGGGTTTATATGTAACTCCGGTGACATTCTTCAGTTTAGTTTTAGAGTGGTGCTCATTCCTGAATTTGAGGGCATGTCAACGGAATTCAAGGTGTACATATTCTCATCCGACACAAGTAAATGGAGTGAGTCTCTGGTGTCGTGCCCGGCCCTTGAAGGATTTGATTTGACTTCTTTTGCCTTCCCCGCTGTTCCTTATAATGGCTTGCTATTTTGGTGTAGTAGGGATGGCTCCCTTTTTGGGTTCGATCCTTACAACAGTGGATGCTATCGATTCATtcagaagcccctagaattgGACACTTCCTTCGCTAATGGGCGCCTTGGAGTATCTCGCGGTGCCTTGAGGATGGCCCGGATTTCGGGCTTCGATCCTTACGACTACTTCTCTGATCCTGTTTTATGCGTTTGGGAGTTCAAAGATAAAGGAGAGGAAGGAGGCAAATGGTGCTTAGAGCACCAGCTGTATATCAAGAAATATTCTGTTTTGCTGGTCCTAGCCTTTCATCCAAATGACCAGGATATCATGTATTTGGTGATTAATTTTAAGGTGGTATCATGCAACTTGCGCAGAAAAACACTGGAAGTGGTTCGCGATTTGCCAGATCCTTACTTTTCCGATGGCAAAAATGTCTTCAACTTTGTGCTCCCTTGTTGGCCAACTCCCATTCATTCT contains:
- the LOC126724961 gene encoding putative F-box protein At3g23970 codes for the protein MMEMRKHHRRSSSSSSVISYYENSDVHKRRKRTATAIDDLPIDLVLEILHRLDLKSATRCKSVSKEWCSVITDPFFARCFVNYNNSRPIVDHCPFTLLLQCTNRRTKNGHLLLPLEEEPYFKSLPYIPPMYQEQRHNEFNIQASCHDLFLCSESAVVSDHSTPFFYYVINPITRQWTALPPLPHQYTASVVRRRPLIGFICNSGDILQFSFRVVLIPEFEGMSTEFKVYIFSSDTSKWSESLVSCPALEGFDLTSFAFPAVPYNGLLFWCSRDGSLFGFDPYNSGCYRFIQKPLELDTSFANGRLGVSRGALRMARISGFDPYDYFSDPVLCVWEFKDKGEEGGKWCLEHQLYIKKYSVLLVLAFHPNDQDIMYLVINFKVVSCNLRRKTLEVVRDLPDPYFSDGKNVFNFVLPCWPTPIHSSPFL